The following are encoded in a window of Nakamurella sp. A5-74 genomic DNA:
- the kdpC gene encoding potassium-transporting ATPase subunit KdpC — MTSDTPNSSSASSAVLASESHPPSEVGTSSVTASTVVRQSLIGLRLLLAMTVLLGVLYPAVVYGVGRLMSDRADGSLVTDASGRTVGSSLIGQSFTDPQWFSGRPSAAGSDGYDALSSGGSNLAADNAELAELIAQRRTEVARLNGVPESAVPADAITASASGLDPDISPAYARLQVTRVAAVRGLSPASVAALVEQRVDGRILGFLGDEQVNVLELNLALQRLRG; from the coding sequence ATGACATCTGACACTCCGAACTCCTCGTCCGCGTCGTCCGCGGTACTCGCTTCTGAGTCGCACCCGCCGTCCGAGGTGGGGACGTCGAGCGTCACCGCGAGCACGGTGGTGCGGCAGTCGCTGATCGGCCTGCGACTGCTGCTGGCGATGACCGTGCTGCTCGGCGTGCTGTACCCGGCAGTGGTCTACGGCGTCGGTCGGCTGATGTCCGACCGGGCTGACGGATCCCTGGTCACTGATGCGTCCGGCCGTACCGTCGGCTCGTCGCTGATCGGCCAGTCGTTCACCGATCCGCAATGGTTCAGCGGGAGACCGTCCGCAGCAGGCAGTGACGGCTACGACGCGCTGTCCTCCGGCGGCTCCAACCTGGCGGCGGACAACGCCGAGCTGGCCGAGCTCATCGCCCAGCGCCGGACGGAGGTCGCGAGACTGAACGGTGTCCCGGAGTCGGCCGTGCCGGCCGACGCGATCACCGCATCCGCCAGCGGACTGGACCCCGACATCAGCCCGGCCTACGCCCGGCTGCAGGTGACCAGGGTCGCGGCCGTCCGCGGCCTGTCGCCGGCGAGCGTCGCAGCCCTGGTCGAGCAGCGCGTCGACGGGCGGATCCTGGGCTTCCTCGGCGACGAGCAGGTGAACGTGCTGGAGCTGAATCTGGCCCTGCAACGACTCAGGGGCTGA
- the kdpB gene encoding potassium-transporting ATPase subunit KdpB — translation MTAPVTDRDGAHAAARPAASPAVTTDAPNHRIAPTSVFRPRSLLAALPTALRYLDPRHMVRIPVMFVVLVGAVLCTVLCFTEPSLFVVLATGWLWLTVLFANLADAVAEGRGKAQAASLRAGRDTLAARLLAADGTEGSVAAADLKIGDRVVCEAGDIVPGDGDIIEGVASVDESAITGESAPVVRESGGDRSSVTGGTRVLSDRVVIQITTKPGESFVDRMIALVEGSQRQKTPNEIALNILLASLTIVFLLVVMALQPMAAFSGTDQSVVVLVCLLVCLIPTTIGALVSSIGVAGMDRLVQHNVLAMSGKAVEAAGDVSTLLMDKTGTITFGNRQAARLIAAPGVDDQHLAEAAAAASLADETPEGKSLLELCARSGADPDVQRERTSGGVIVEFSARTRMSGVDLGGGRFLRKGAVSAVTAWLAERGVRVPVELRTVADEIASDGGTPLLVADEGAALGVVHLKDTIKPGMTQRFAGLRAMGIRTVMITGDSELTARSIAREAGVDDYLAEATPEDKMAYIRKEQSGGRIVAMTGDGTNDAPALAQADVGVAMNTGTAAAKEAGNMVDLDSDPTKLIEIVEIGKQLLITRGALTTFSLANDVAKYFAILPAMFMTVFPGLSALNVMRLSTPQSAILSAVIFNAVIIVALIPLAMRGVSYRATSAAKLLSRNLLIYGLGGVIVPFIGIKLIDLLVSLIPGIG, via the coding sequence ATGACCGCCCCCGTCACCGACCGGGACGGTGCACACGCCGCTGCCCGGCCCGCCGCATCACCGGCCGTCACCACTGATGCTCCGAACCACAGGATCGCACCGACCTCGGTGTTCCGTCCGCGCTCCCTGCTCGCGGCCCTGCCGACGGCCCTGCGCTACCTCGATCCACGGCACATGGTGCGGATCCCGGTGATGTTCGTGGTGCTCGTCGGTGCCGTGCTGTGCACCGTGCTCTGCTTCACCGAGCCGAGCCTGTTCGTGGTGCTGGCCACCGGGTGGCTGTGGTTGACGGTGTTGTTCGCCAACCTGGCCGATGCCGTGGCCGAGGGTCGCGGGAAGGCCCAGGCAGCATCGCTCCGCGCCGGTCGGGACACCCTGGCTGCTCGGCTGCTCGCCGCGGACGGGACCGAGGGCTCCGTCGCTGCGGCCGATCTGAAGATCGGCGACCGCGTCGTCTGCGAGGCAGGGGACATCGTGCCGGGTGACGGCGACATCATCGAAGGTGTTGCCAGCGTTGATGAATCGGCGATCACCGGTGAGTCCGCGCCGGTGGTGCGGGAATCCGGTGGCGACCGGTCGTCGGTCACCGGCGGAACCAGGGTGCTCTCCGACCGGGTGGTCATCCAGATCACCACCAAGCCCGGCGAATCGTTCGTCGACCGGATGATCGCGCTGGTCGAGGGATCGCAGCGGCAGAAGACCCCCAACGAGATCGCGCTCAACATCCTGCTGGCCTCGCTGACCATCGTGTTCCTGTTGGTGGTCATGGCATTGCAACCGATGGCCGCGTTCTCCGGGACGGATCAGTCGGTGGTGGTTCTCGTCTGTCTGCTGGTCTGCCTGATCCCCACCACGATCGGTGCGCTGGTGTCCTCGATCGGCGTCGCCGGGATGGACAGGTTGGTGCAACACAACGTGCTCGCCATGAGCGGCAAGGCCGTCGAGGCGGCGGGTGACGTCTCGACGCTGCTGATGGACAAGACCGGCACCATCACCTTCGGCAACCGGCAGGCCGCCAGACTCATCGCCGCACCCGGCGTCGACGACCAGCATCTCGCGGAGGCCGCGGCCGCCGCTTCGCTGGCGGACGAGACCCCGGAGGGCAAGTCGCTGCTGGAGCTGTGTGCCCGCTCCGGTGCCGACCCGGACGTGCAGCGGGAGCGGACCAGCGGCGGCGTGATCGTCGAGTTCTCGGCCCGCACCAGGATGAGCGGTGTCGACCTCGGTGGCGGCCGGTTCCTGCGCAAGGGCGCTGTCAGCGCGGTGACCGCGTGGCTCGCCGAGCGGGGCGTCCGGGTGCCGGTCGAGCTGAGGACAGTGGCCGACGAGATCGCCTCCGACGGTGGTACCCCGCTGCTGGTCGCCGACGAGGGCGCCGCACTCGGGGTGGTGCACCTGAAGGACACCATCAAGCCGGGCATGACGCAGCGGTTCGCCGGCCTGCGAGCCATGGGCATCCGCACGGTGATGATCACCGGCGACTCGGAGCTCACCGCCCGCAGCATCGCCAGGGAGGCCGGCGTCGACGACTACCTCGCCGAGGCCACCCCCGAGGACAAGATGGCCTACATCCGCAAGGAGCAGTCGGGTGGGCGGATCGTCGCGATGACGGGCGACGGCACGAACGACGCACCCGCGCTGGCGCAGGCGGACGTCGGGGTGGCGATGAACACCGGGACGGCCGCGGCCAAGGAGGCCGGCAACATGGTCGACCTGGACTCCGACCCCACCAAGCTGATCGAGATCGTCGAGATCGGCAAGCAGTTGCTGATCACCCGCGGCGCGCTCACCACGTTCTCGCTCGCCAACGACGTGGCCAAGTACTTCGCCATCCTGCCGGCCATGTTCATGACGGTGTTCCCCGGCCTTTCGGCGCTGAACGTCATGCGGCTGTCCACACCGCAGTCGGCGATCCTGTCGGCCGTCATCTTCAACGCCGTCATCATCGTTGCGTTGATCCCGCTGGCCATGCGTGGCGTCTCCTACCGCGCCACCTCGGCGGCGAAGTTGTTGTCCCGCAACCTGTTGATCTACGGCCTCGGCGGCGTCATCGTGCCGTTCATAGGCATCAAACTCATCGACCTGCTCGTCTCCCTGATCCCCGGAATCGGCTGA
- the kdpA gene encoding potassium-transporting ATPase subunit KdpA → MSGAPATAASIAALVILLAIAHRPLGGYIARTLTSDRDLLLERAFYRLVRIDARADQRWGTYLVAVLGFSVVSIGLLWLIVSVQGVLPKSLGFSGMGADQGLNTAVSFVTNTNWQSYSGEQTLGMTAQTAGLTVQNFLSAAVGIAVTAAFIRGFIRKNTDRLGNFWVDLTRITVRVLLPISVIGAIVLIAAGVIQNLADPITISTLGGGQQTIPGGLVASQEVIKELGTNGGGYFNANSAHPFENPNAFTNLFQIFLILLVPTALTRTFGIMVGSVRQGYAILAVMTALFAISLTVTLLTENAHPGMAMQAAGAAMEGREVRNGIPGSSLFAVATTLTSTGAVDSMHSSFSGLGGGALLLNMLLGEIAPGGVGSGIYGMLVLAVITVFVAGLMVGRTPAFLGKQIGAREMKYAAGYILVTPALVLLGTGAALLWPGAKDSVLNPGPHGLTEILYATGSAANNNGSAFAGLSANTPFWNVTLAILMFVGRFACIALALGLAGSVARQGIKPVDAGTLPTHRPLFAGMLFGVVILVTALTYLPALALGPIAEGLS, encoded by the coding sequence ATGAGCGGCGCACCGGCCACCGCGGCGTCGATCGCGGCGCTGGTGATCCTGTTGGCGATCGCACACCGACCACTCGGCGGGTACATCGCCAGGACCCTCACCTCGGATCGTGATCTGCTTCTCGAGCGCGCGTTCTACCGACTGGTCCGCATCGACGCGCGGGCTGATCAGCGCTGGGGGACGTATCTCGTTGCGGTACTGGGCTTCTCGGTCGTGTCGATCGGCCTGCTGTGGCTGATCGTCTCCGTCCAGGGGGTGCTGCCGAAGTCGCTCGGGTTCAGCGGGATGGGTGCCGATCAGGGCTTGAACACTGCGGTCTCGTTCGTCACCAACACGAATTGGCAGTCGTACTCCGGCGAACAGACGCTCGGCATGACCGCTCAGACCGCCGGGCTGACCGTGCAGAACTTCCTGTCGGCCGCTGTCGGCATCGCCGTGACGGCCGCGTTCATCCGCGGCTTCATCCGCAAGAACACCGACCGGCTCGGCAACTTCTGGGTCGATCTCACCCGGATCACCGTGCGCGTCCTGCTGCCGATCAGCGTGATCGGCGCGATCGTGCTGATCGCGGCCGGGGTGATCCAGAACCTCGCCGATCCGATCACCATCAGCACCCTCGGCGGCGGGCAGCAGACCATCCCCGGCGGGCTGGTCGCCTCGCAGGAGGTGATCAAGGAACTGGGGACCAACGGTGGCGGCTATTTCAACGCCAACTCCGCCCATCCTTTCGAGAACCCCAACGCCTTCACCAACCTGTTCCAGATCTTCCTGATCCTGCTCGTGCCCACCGCGCTGACCCGCACCTTCGGCATCATGGTCGGCTCTGTTCGGCAGGGCTACGCGATCCTCGCGGTGATGACGGCGCTGTTCGCGATCTCGTTGACCGTCACGCTGCTCACCGAGAACGCGCACCCCGGCATGGCCATGCAGGCGGCCGGCGCTGCGATGGAGGGTCGTGAGGTGCGCAACGGTATCCCCGGTTCCTCGCTGTTCGCGGTGGCCACCACCCTGACCTCCACCGGCGCAGTCGATTCCATGCACTCCAGCTTCTCCGGGCTCGGCGGCGGCGCACTGCTGCTCAACATGTTGCTGGGTGAGATCGCCCCCGGCGGCGTCGGTTCCGGGATCTACGGAATGTTGGTGCTCGCGGTGATCACCGTCTTCGTGGCCGGGCTGATGGTCGGCCGCACACCAGCTTTCCTGGGCAAGCAGATCGGCGCCCGGGAGATGAAGTACGCCGCCGGCTACATCCTGGTGACGCCTGCACTGGTGCTGCTGGGTACCGGCGCCGCCCTGCTCTGGCCGGGGGCCAAGGACTCGGTGCTCAACCCGGGCCCGCACGGCCTCACCGAGATCCTGTACGCCACCGGATCAGCGGCCAACAACAACGGTTCCGCGTTCGCCGGCCTGTCGGCGAACACCCCGTTCTGGAACGTCACGCTGGCGATCCTGATGTTCGTGGGCAGATTTGCTTGCATCGCCCTCGCACTCGGCCTGGCGGGATCGGTTGCCAGACAGGGCATCAAGCCCGTCGACGCCGGGACACTGCCGACCCACCGGCCGTTGTTCGCCGGCATGTTGTTCGGCGTGGTCATCCTCGTCACCGCACTCACCTACCTGCCCGCGCTCGCACTCGGGCCGATCGCCGAAGGACTGTCATGA
- a CDS encoding potassium-transporting ATPase subunit F, whose translation MMTAVAGILGILLLGYLVAALIVPERLG comes from the coding sequence ATGATGACGGCAGTCGCGGGAATCCTGGGGATCCTGCTGCTCGGCTACCTGGTCGCTGCGTTGATCGTCCCGGAGCGGCTCGGATGA